The Thermocrinis sp. genomic interval GCTATTGGTTATAGCTTTTTCAGGAAAAGTCATGTGCTTGGTTAATTTCTCACCCAACGTATATATCCCTATTATAATTATTATGATAAACCCGAATGAGGTTAAATCTGCATTACAGGGGAAAACTAATACATCTGGATATCGATAAAGAAGAGATTACAGTTAGGGACATACTTAATAAACTCAATCTGTCAAGAGACTACGCCTTTGTTATAGTAAATGGAGAGATAGCGGAAGAGCATCAAGTGGTTTCAGCACAGGATGACATAAAGGTAATTAATGCAATTTCGGGAGGTTAAAAGCCACCAGCAATAGCTGGTACTACAGAGATTATATCTCCATCTTTCAACTCTGAATCCACACCCTTTAAAAACCTTATGTCCTCGTCGTTAAGGTATAGGTTAACAAATCTTCTAAGTTCACCGTTCTCATCAAGCAGACGGTCTTTAAAACCCGGATACAACTCTTCTAATCTTTCTATGGCTTCTCTGATCGTGCTAGCTTCTACTTGAACCTCGCCTTGTCCATTTGTTAATCTTCTAAGAGGTGTAGGTACTCTAACCACTACAGCCATGTTATCCTCCAATAAAAGGTTATAGTTTATTATTATAACATTTATGAATTTGCCCAATATACTCTCTTTGACTCGCCTCTTGTTAAGTCCTTTGATGTTATTTCTTGAGTTTTATGAAGCCATTACCCTGTTTATTTTCCTTTCGATAACAGATGCTATAGATGGTTACATTGCAAGAAAGTTTAAACAAGAAACCAATTTGGGTATAGTTCTGGACCCTATTGCAGACAAAATACTCCTACTTACAGCCCTATATGTGTTTACTTACAAGTTTCATATCGTGCCTTCCAGTCTGTTATTCTTTTTGCTCCTGAGAGATGGGCTTATATTACTTGGCGGTATTCACATGTTTTTGACTAAGAGGATCATACCAAAGTCCAGGCCCTTAGGTAAGCTAACTACCGCCTACATATGTGTAGCAATTCCTCTTGTAGTATTGTTCAAGGTAGAAACAATGCTCTACATTGGTTACTCTTTTATACTTCTGTCCTTCCTTGATTACCTAATGGTCTATGTGAGGGTTATAAATTCAAAAGCCGAATTTACCCCTAATCCTTAACTTAACCTCCTTGGACCTATCGGAATTAATACGCCCACCTATTGAAGTGCCACTTGATATCTTTGCTTCACCGCCCACGTAGCTTTTTCTTGGGTCCTTTAAGCTGCTTTGCTGGTATTCTATCGAAAGCTTGTCTGTTATATCCTTTGATATTTTAGTAGAAACGCCTAATTCTCCAGAGCTACCAATTTGAGGAGATACGGAAATGCTTACTTCAGTACCTAAGGTTCTTTCCAAACCCTTTGCAAGGGCTCCCATTTGGGGTATCTGGGAAGCCAGTACATCTCCGAGAGAGATTAAGCCCTCTGCCCTCCCCCCGCCCGATATCAAATCGGCTAGTATCTGTCTTGGTTCCTTTGGAGGCTCAGACCTCAGCAAAACCTTAGGATAATCTGGGTTGCCTTTTAGGTCTATTAGGACTACATATTCAGGTAATGAAGAGGCTATAGTAAGGTTTATCTCATCTTCTTTTTTACCAAATTCGTAACTGCCTGATTTGACGTGGAATTTTCTATTGAAATACCTCAGCTCTCCACCAGAGAGGGAAAATTTAATTTTGTAATCAGGGTCATTTAATTTACCTTTTACATACCCATCTAAGAAGCCGTAAATGTATCCTTCCGGCAGGTATACTCTGAGAGACTCATAGGAAGAAATTTTTAGGTCAAGGGTTATCCTTTCGCGAAATTCTTCTTTCCTATCTTTTTTTTGCTTTGGAAAACTTTGCACGAATACTATGCCCCCCAAGCTAAGTTCCGAAGTTAACCTAAAGTTCTGATAATCTGTTTCCAAATATCCCCTACCTCTTAAGAGCACATTTCCTCTGAGGTTAGCGTCGTTGTATATTATGGGAATCCTTTCCAAGCTAAAATCTGCCGTTAGTTTTCTCTCTGTTCCCTGTGCTTCTATTTTGAAAGAAGATCCATTCCCTGTAAAGTTCACAGATCCCTTGAATATGCTCCCGTCTCCAAAAAAGTAAGCATTTCCTACGAGCGGTGTACCTAAGTACCTAGATCTAAACTCAATTGGTTCTTTTGACAGAAAGGCGATGTTCAGCTTTGTTCCGTCCGTGTTTATGTAGTAGTAGAGATTGCCTATCACTGTAGTTTGAGTCTTGCTTCGAATTAGTTTAGAAGACTTTCCAAGATCAATGCTACCTTCGGAAACCAAATTAAAACCAGAAGTTGAACTGTAAAGAATTCTGGCTTGTCCATAAGCATAGCCTTGTATGTTGATTGCGGGTATTTCAGCCTTCCTCGCCTTGAAGTCAAAGGAACCCTCTGCAGGAGAGAACCTGATTATCTCTTCAGAGTTAAGTTTAACGCTTGCTCCTCCAAAGCTTAGCCTTCCATTTTCTAAATCCACTCTTCCAAAATCCAAAGTTAGCATTCCCTTTTGAGTTCTGAATCCCCTAAAAGATGCGTTTAGCTTGTCTTCTCTAATTTCTAAGCTAGCATCTACAGGGACTAAGAAACCTCTGATTTTACCCTCTCCTTTGATGCTTCCTTTAATGAACTTCTTAGCAGCTCCTTGTAGCGCATAAGACAGTCTTAATAAGCTTCCTTTTATTTCCCCTTGCCACTTTCCCTGAGTGCTAAAGCTAAAGTCTCTAAGAGAGACCTTCCCTGAACCCTTTAGTTTTTCTTCTATTGTATAGCTAAAGGTTACGTCCCCGTCTTTGATCGTTCCCCTCAACAAACCGTTCTTTAATTCAAAATCTCTATACTTTACGCTTTTCAACTCGCTAACAAATTCTCCCCCAAGTTTCCCGTCCAGACTCTTAAGGTAAAACTCTGATAGAGTCAGCAGTTCTAAACCCTCGCTTTTTACTTTTCCTTCAACTTTACCGTTTAAATTGACTTTTTTTTCATCAACCTGAATAAATATCTGACCTATTACATCTGAGATTTCTAAATCCTTCTCCTTCCAGCTAAATTCCTCCAAATCCACTTTACCTCTAAAAACCTTTTCCGTGATGGTTCCCTCACCGCTTACTTGAAAGCCATTACCCTTTCCTACAATCTGATAGCTGGAATTTTTAAAGCTTAAGTTGAATGTTAAATTTCCTATCTTTCTACCGTATGCAGAAACATTCAAAGCAGAACCAATCCCTTTGGTCTGTAGATCACCCTTTAGGTAGGATAGATCCCCTTCATAAAAAATCGTTGCACTCAGCCTATCGTCCCAATACGGAAAGCCTTTTACGCTTAGCTTCCCTATAAAATCCCTTCCATAAAACTTACCCTTGATATAAAACATTTCAGAGGTGAACTCTACTTCACCCCCCTCTCCCTGACCATAGCGGGTTTCCAACTTTACCCTTGCTGTTTTAAGGTTTATGTTATCTACCGCCAAATTTTGGACGTTTCCATCCAATCTTATGTTTTTTTCTATGAGATTAGCAAAAACACTTCCAGAAAAAAAAACCTGAAACTTTCCTCTCAACAGAAAATAAACTCTCATCAATAGCTAATCTATCCAGCACTAACTTAACCGTTCCATTGTCAAAGTCGTACTCCAAATTTCCTCTTATACCATTGCCGTCAAGGCTAAGTAAGATCTGGTTCTTTTTCCCCAATACGTAGGTATACTTTCCACTTCCTTTCAGATCTGTGTAGAACTTGTCTTTTATTTTAAGGTTGTTAGTCTGAAGTTCTAAGTCTGCTTCTATTCTAGTGTAATCTATATACCCTTTCGCTTTAGTGTTGATAGGATCAAGGCTATAAGCTCCACCGGAGAACCCCTTTATAAAACCTGTGGCGACAAAGTTCCCTTTTCTTCCTCTCCAACTCCCGCTTAGGTTAAAAAAGTACTTCTCACTTATGACCTCCGCAGATACCAAATTAAAGATCGGCCCATTCAAATAAGCTTCTTTGACCAGCACTTCAACTTTATCTGATTTACTTCCTCTTATGTAATAGGCGACTGCCCTATTCTCGGAGAATAATTTCCTGTTGTTCAAATGAGTATTGCCTACGAACACTGTTATACTTTTAGAATCGAGTGGTGAATTTACAGAAATGTAAGCTTTGTCTAAACTTATGTTTAATCTATTCAGAAGTTTGGTTAAATTTGTAAAATCATAATCAAAGGGCTCTTCAGTGGTCTTCAAGGAAACCATGATGATGGAAACCTCCTTTACTTTCAACTGGTTCTCAT includes:
- a CDS encoding MoaD/ThiS family protein, with amino-acid sequence MAVVVRVPTPLRRLTNGQGEVQVEASTIREAIERLEELYPGFKDRLLDENGELRRFVNLYLNDEDIRFLKGVDSELKDGDIISVVPAIAGGF
- a CDS encoding CDP-alcohol phosphatidyltransferase family protein, producing MNLPNILSLTRLLLSPLMLFLEFYEAITLFIFLSITDAIDGYIARKFKQETNLGIVLDPIADKILLLTALYVFTYKFHIVPSSLLFFLLLRDGLILLGGIHMFLTKRIIPKSRPLGKLTTAYICVAIPLVVLFKVETMLYIGYSFILLSFLDYLMVYVRVINSKAEFTPNP
- a CDS encoding MoaD/ThiS family protein — its product is MRLNLHYRGKLIHLDIDKEEITVRDILNKLNLSRDYAFVIVNGEIAEEHQVVSAQDDIKVINAISGG
- a CDS encoding translocation/assembly module TamB domain-containing protein, which codes for MRVYFLLRGKFQVFFSGSVFANLIEKNIRLDGNVQNLAVDNINLKTARVKLETRYGQGEGGEVEFTSEMFYIKGKFYGRDFIGKLSVKGFPYWDDRLSATIFYEGDLSYLKGDLQTKGIGSALNVSAYGRKIGNLTFNLSFKNSSYQIVGKGNGFQVSGEGTITEKVFRGKVDLEEFSWKEKDLEISDVIGQIFIQVDEKKVNLNGKVEGKVKSEGLELLTLSEFYLKSLDGKLGGEFVSELKSVKYRDFELKNGLLRGTIKDGDVTFSYTIEEKLKGSGKVSLRDFSFSTQGKWQGEIKGSLLRLSYALQGAAKKFIKGSIKGEGKIRGFLVPVDASLEIREDKLNASFRGFRTQKGMLTLDFGRVDLENGRLSFGGASVKLNSEEIIRFSPAEGSFDFKARKAEIPAINIQGYAYGQARILYSSTSGFNLVSEGSIDLGKSSKLIRSKTQTTVIGNLYYYINTDGTKLNIAFLSKEPIEFRSRYLGTPLVGNAYFFGDGSIFKGSVNFTGNGSSFKIEAQGTERKLTADFSLERIPIIYNDANLRGNVLLRGRGYLETDYQNFRLTSELSLGGIVFVQSFPKQKKDRKEEFRERITLDLKISSYESLRVYLPEGYIYGFLDGYVKGKLNDPDYKIKFSLSGGELRYFNRKFHVKSGSYEFGKKEDEINLTIASSLPEYVVLIDLKGNPDYPKVLLRSEPPKEPRQILADLISGGGRAEGLISLGDVLASQIPQMGALAKGLERTLGTEVSISVSPQIGSSGELGVSTKISKDITDKLSIEYQQSSLKDPRKSYVGGEAKISSGTSIGGRINSDRSKEVKLRIRGKFGF